One window of Zalophus californianus isolate mZalCal1 chromosome 3, mZalCal1.pri.v2, whole genome shotgun sequence genomic DNA carries:
- the BBS5 gene encoding Bardet-Biedl syndrome 5 protein isoform X2: protein MKTRPGEVLIDCLDSIEDTKGNNGDRGRLLVTNLRIIWHSLALPRVNLSIGYNCILNITTRTANSKLRGQTEALYILTKCNSTRFEFIFTNLVPGSPRLFTSVIAVHRAYETSKMYRDFKLRSALIQNKQLRLLPQEHVYDKINGVWNLSSDQGNLGTFFITNVRIVWHANMNDSFNVSIPYLQIRSIKIRDSKFGLALVIESSQQSGGYVLGFKIDPVEKLQESVKEINSLHKVYSASPIFGVDYEMEEKPQPLEALRVEQIQDDVEIDSDDHTDAFVAYFADGNKQQDREPVFSEELGLAIEKLKDGFTLQGLWEVMS from the exons GTAGACTCTTAGtaacaaatttaagaattatCTGGCATTCTTTGGCATTACCCAGAGTCAATCTTT CTATAGGTTACAACTGCATATTGAACATTACAACAAGGACTGCTAACTCT AAATTACGAGGCCAGACTGAAGCTCTTTATATACTAACAAAATGTAACAGTACTCGTTTTGAgtttatatttacaaatttggTTCCTGGAAGCCCTAGACTTTTTACTTCTGTGATTGCAGTACACAG aGCATATGAAACTTCTAAAATGTATCGTGATTTTAAATTGAGAAGTGCACTAATTCAAAATAAGCAACTAAGATTATTACCACAAGAACATGTATATGATAAAATCAATGGAGTATGGAATTTATCCAGTGATCAG GGAAATTTAGGAACCTTTTTTATTACCAATGTGAGAATTGTGTGGCATGCAAATATGAATGACAGTTTTAACGTCAGCATACCATATCTACAAATT CGTTCAATAAAGATTAGAGATTCAAAATTTGGTTTAGCTCTTGTCATAGAAAGCTCTCAGCAG aGCGGAGGATATGTTCTTGGCTTTAAAATAGATCCTGTGGAAAAACTACAAGAATCAGTTAAGGAAATCAATTCACTTCACAAAGTCTATTCTGCCAGTCCTATATTTGGAGTGGATTATGAGATGGAAGAAAAG CCACAGCCCCTTGAAGCTCTGAGAGTTGAACAGATTCAAGATGATGTAGAAATAGACTCTGATGATCACACGGACGCTTTTGTG GCTTATTTTGCTGATGGCAATAAG CAACAAGATCGTGAACCTGTATTTTCAGAAGAACTGGGGCTTGCAATAGAGAAATTGAAGGATGGATTCACCCTACAGGGACTTTGGGAAGTAATGAGTTGA
- the BBS5 gene encoding Bardet-Biedl syndrome 5 protein isoform X4, with protein sequence MKTRPGEVLIDCLDSIEDTKGNNGDRAIGYNCILNITTRTANSKLRGQTEALYILTKCNSTRFEFIFTNLVPGSPRLFTSVIAVHRAYETSKMYRDFKLRSALIQNKQLRLLPQEHVYDKINGVWNLSSDQGNLGTFFITNVRIVWHANMNDSFNVSIPYLQIRSIKIRDSKFGLALVIESSQQSGGYVLGFKIDPVEKLQESVKEINSLHKVYSASPIFGVDYEMEEKPQPLEALRVEQIQDDVEIDSDDHTDAFVAYFADGNKQQDREPVFSEELGLAIEKLKDGFTLQGLWEVMS encoded by the exons CTATAGGTTACAACTGCATATTGAACATTACAACAAGGACTGCTAACTCT AAATTACGAGGCCAGACTGAAGCTCTTTATATACTAACAAAATGTAACAGTACTCGTTTTGAgtttatatttacaaatttggTTCCTGGAAGCCCTAGACTTTTTACTTCTGTGATTGCAGTACACAG aGCATATGAAACTTCTAAAATGTATCGTGATTTTAAATTGAGAAGTGCACTAATTCAAAATAAGCAACTAAGATTATTACCACAAGAACATGTATATGATAAAATCAATGGAGTATGGAATTTATCCAGTGATCAG GGAAATTTAGGAACCTTTTTTATTACCAATGTGAGAATTGTGTGGCATGCAAATATGAATGACAGTTTTAACGTCAGCATACCATATCTACAAATT CGTTCAATAAAGATTAGAGATTCAAAATTTGGTTTAGCTCTTGTCATAGAAAGCTCTCAGCAG aGCGGAGGATATGTTCTTGGCTTTAAAATAGATCCTGTGGAAAAACTACAAGAATCAGTTAAGGAAATCAATTCACTTCACAAAGTCTATTCTGCCAGTCCTATATTTGGAGTGGATTATGAGATGGAAGAAAAG CCACAGCCCCTTGAAGCTCTGAGAGTTGAACAGATTCAAGATGATGTAGAAATAGACTCTGATGATCACACGGACGCTTTTGTG GCTTATTTTGCTGATGGCAATAAG CAACAAGATCGTGAACCTGTATTTTCAGAAGAACTGGGGCTTGCAATAGAGAAATTGAAGGATGGATTCACCCTACAGGGACTTTGGGAAGTAATGAGTTGA
- the KLHL41 gene encoding kelch-like protein 41: MDSQRELTEELRLYQSTLLQDGLKDLLEEKKFIDCTLKAGDQSLPCHRLILSACSPYFREYFLSEIDEGKKKEVVLDNVDPAVLDLIIKYLYSASIDLNDGNVQDIFALASRFQIPSVFTVCVSYLQKRLAPGNCLAILRLGLLLDCPRLAISAREFVSDRFVQICKEEDFMQLSPQELISVISNDSLNVEKEEAVFEAVMKWVRTDKESRVKNLSEVFDCIRFRLMAEKYFKDHVEKDEIIKSNPELQKKIKVLKDAFAGKLPEPSKNAEKAGAGEVNGDVGDEDLLPGYLNDIPRHGMFVKDLILLVNDTAAVAYDPTENECYLTALAEQIPRNHSSIVTRQNQVYVVGGLYVDEENKDQPLQSYFFQLDHIASEWIGLPPLPSARCLFGLGEVDDKIYVVAGKDLQTEASLDSVLCYDPVAAKWNEVKKLPIKVYGHSVISHKGMIYCLGGKTDDKKCTNRVFIYNPKKGDWKDLAPMKTPRSMFGVAVHKGKIVIAGGVTEDGLSASVEAFDLTTNKWEVMTEFPQERSSISLVGLAGSLYAIGGFAMIQLESKEFAPTEVNDIWKYEDDKKEWAGMLKEIRYASGASCLATRLNLFKLSKL, encoded by the exons ATGGATTCCCAGCGGGAGCTCACAGAGGAACTGCGGCTTTACCAATCCACTCTTCTTCAGGATGGTCTAAAAGAtctcctggaagaaaaaaaattcatcgaTTGCACCCTAAAAGCAGGTGACCAAAGTCTTCCTTGCCACAGATTGATTTTGTCAGCTTGTAGTCCTTACTTCCGTGAgtattttttatctgaaattgatgaggggaaaaaaaaggaggtagTATTAGATAATGTGGATCCTGCTGTACTGGATTTAATCATCAAGTACCTGTACTCCGCCAGTATTGATCTCAACGATGGAAACGTGCAAGATATTTTTGCCCTGGCCAGCCGCTTTCAGATCCCCTCGGTGTTCACTGTCTGTGTTTCTTACCTTCAGAAAAGACTTGCTCCTGGTAACTGTCTAGCCATCTTAAGATTAGGACTTCTTCTTGACTGCCCGAGACTTGCCATCTCTGCCCGTGAATTTGTGTCGGATCGCTTTGTACAGATTTGTAAGGAAGAGGACTTTATGCAACTCTCTCCACAGGAACTGATCTCAGTCATTTCAAATGACAGCCTCAAtgtggaaaaggaagaagcagtATTTGAGGCAGTGATGAAATGGGTGCGAACAGACAAAGAAAGCAGGGTCAAAAACCTCAGCGAAGTGTTTGACTGTATCCGTTTTCGCCTTatggcagaaaaatattttaaagatcatgttgagaaagatgaaataattaaaagcaaCCCGGAactccagaaaaaaatcaaagttcttAAAGATGCCTTTGCAGGCAAACTCCCAGAACCGAGCAAAAATGCggagaaggctggggctggggaggtgaATGGGGATGTTGGTGATGAAGATTTACTTCCCGGTTACCTGAATGACATTCCCAGGCACGGAATGTTTGTCAAAGACCTCATCCTCTTGGTGAATGACACAGCGGCAGTGGCTTATGATCCCACAGAAAACGAGTGCTACCTTACTGCGCTGGCTGAGCAGATTCCCAGAAATCATTCCAGCATTGTTACCCGACAAAATCAAGTGTACGTGGTAGGGGGACTGTATgtggatgaagaaaataaagatcagcCTCTACAGTCCTACTTCTTCCAG cttGATCACATAGCATCTGAGTGGATTGGACTTCCGCCTCTGCCTTCAGCCAGGTGTCTCTTTGGTCTGGGAGAGGTAGATGACAAAATCTATGTAGTTGCAGGCAAAGACCTTCAAACAGAGGCTTCGCTGGATTCAGTTTTATGCTATGATCCTGT GGCTGCAAAGTGGAATGAAGTTAAAAAACTGCCTATCAAAGTCTATGGCCACAGTGTGATATCACATAAGGGGATGATATATTGTCTAGGAGGAAAGACAGATGACAA AAAGTGTACAAACAGGGTGTTTATCTACAACCCAAAAAAAGGAGACTGGAAGGATCTGGCTCCAATGAAAACCCCTCGTTCCATGTTTGGAGTGGCAGTGCATAAAGGCAAAATTGTGATTGCGGGAGGTGTCACTGAAGATGGTCTTTCAGCTTCAGTGGAAGCTTTTGACCTCACAACCAATAA ATGGGAGGTAATGACTGAATTTCCCCAAGAGAGAAGTTCCATCAGTTTGGTCGGCCTAGCTGGGTCCCTGTATGCCATCGGTGGTTTTGCCATGATTCAACTGGAGTCTAAAGAGTTTGCACCCACTGAAGTCAATGACATATGGAA gTATGAAGATGATAAAAAAGAATGGGCTGGGATGTTGAAGGAAATACGTTACGCTTCAGGAGCTAGTTGCCTAGCAACACGTTTAAACCTCTTCAAACTGTCTAAACTATAA